The following proteins are encoded in a genomic region of Geothermobacter hydrogeniphilus:
- a CDS encoding L-serine ammonia-lyase, iron-sulfur-dependent, subunit alpha, translating into MESIRQLYRVGLGPSSSHTMGPRFAAELFLRRQPDAAAYRVTLFGSLAATGRGHLTDRALQDAFAPRGVEIVWRPEQALPEHPNGIRFEALTTAGEVSADWEVCSVGGGALRDAAGPVGEPGAEVYSLNLLDDILRHCERQGESLGDYVLAREGAGIEAHLETVWAAMRAAIDRGLQTEGPLPGGLGLARKARSFHRKASLFGPHLQQSGLLCAYAYAVAEENAAGGTIVTAPTCGSCGVLPAVLRYLDETLECSRQDILRALAVAGLIGTLVKHNASISGAEVGCQGEIGTACAMAAAAATKLHGGSLAQIEYAAEMGLEHHLGLTCDPVGGLVQIPCIERNAHAAARALFCCHFALLSDGRHKVSFDTITKVMKETGQALPSLYRETSGGGIAQAYDGERKD; encoded by the coding sequence CCGACGCGGCCGCCTACCGGGTCACCCTGTTCGGCAGCCTGGCCGCCACCGGGCGCGGCCACCTCACCGACCGGGCGTTGCAGGATGCCTTCGCGCCGCGTGGGGTCGAGATCGTCTGGCGGCCTGAACAGGCGCTCCCGGAGCATCCCAACGGCATACGTTTCGAGGCCCTGACCACTGCCGGCGAGGTTTCCGCCGACTGGGAAGTCTGCAGTGTCGGCGGCGGGGCGCTGCGTGACGCCGCGGGACCGGTCGGGGAACCGGGGGCCGAGGTTTATTCGCTGAACCTCCTGGATGACATTCTGCGGCACTGTGAACGGCAGGGAGAATCTCTCGGCGATTACGTGCTGGCCCGTGAAGGTGCGGGGATCGAGGCCCACCTGGAAACCGTCTGGGCCGCGATGCGGGCCGCTATCGACCGGGGATTGCAGACCGAAGGGCCGCTGCCCGGCGGTCTCGGCCTGGCGCGCAAGGCACGTTCCTTCCACCGCAAGGCTTCATTGTTCGGCCCTCACCTGCAGCAGAGCGGCCTGCTCTGTGCCTATGCCTATGCGGTGGCGGAGGAAAACGCCGCCGGAGGCACCATCGTCACCGCGCCCACCTGCGGCTCCTGCGGGGTATTGCCGGCGGTGCTGCGCTATCTCGACGAAACTCTCGAATGCAGTCGGCAGGACATTCTCCGCGCCCTGGCGGTGGCCGGACTGATCGGCACCCTGGTCAAGCACAACGCCTCGATTTCCGGCGCCGAGGTCGGTTGCCAGGGGGAGATCGGCACCGCCTGCGCCATGGCCGCGGCGGCGGCGACCAAGCTGCACGGCGGCAGCCTGGCGCAGATCGAGTACGCCGCCGAGATGGGTCTCGAACATCACCTCGGCCTGACCTGCGATCCGGTCGGCGGTCTGGTGCAGATCCCCTGCATCGAGCGCAATGCCCACGCCGCCGCCCGCGCCCTCTTCTGCTGCCATTTCGCCCTGCTCTCCGACGGCCGCCACAAGGTTTCCTTCGATACCATCACCAAGGTAATGAAGGAGACCGGACAGGCGCTCCCCTCCCTCTACCGGGAAACCTCCGGCGGCGGCATCGCCCAGGCTTATGACGGGGAACGGAAGGATTGA